In a genomic window of Pedobacter sp. KBS0701:
- a CDS encoding DUF4476 domain-containing protein translates to MKKTIFLGLAMLFATLSFAQNNRRSAEVFLEILNPGKYNVYLDEELVSSAKGRFRFYDVYNSTPVLSIIQGNTEILKQRVRVIPEQRLVLSLEGKELITLKQLNIFRNRQYALDDFDGYTGDYNTGIVPPVLPQPDPYYRLLSEDAFQTFLVQYRKENFDDGRLRMINVVTKNASLLSAQIRILLKSFTFDDQRLKVATNLYKNVADPQNYFAISDVFVFPSNKDDFLKYLEKQ, encoded by the coding sequence AGTTTCGCTCAAAACAACCGCAGATCTGCCGAAGTTTTCTTAGAAATCCTTAATCCGGGCAAATACAATGTGTATTTAGACGAAGAACTTGTTTCGTCGGCCAAGGGTAGATTTCGCTTTTACGATGTCTACAATTCTACACCAGTACTATCTATTATTCAGGGCAATACGGAAATCTTAAAACAACGGGTAAGGGTGATTCCAGAACAAAGGCTCGTTTTAAGCCTGGAAGGTAAGGAATTAATCACGCTGAAACAGCTAAATATCTTTCGGAACAGACAATATGCGCTTGACGATTTTGACGGGTACACCGGAGATTATAATACGGGTATTGTTCCGCCAGTGCTGCCGCAGCCAGATCCGTATTACAGATTACTTTCTGAAGATGCTTTTCAGACTTTTTTAGTGCAATATAGAAAAGAGAATTTTGATGATGGCAGATTGAGGATGATCAATGTGGTAACAAAAAATGCATCGTTATTAAGTGCTCAGATAAGGATTCTTTTAAAATCTTTCACTTTCGATGATCAACGTTTAAAGGTAGCCACAAACCTGTATAAAAACGTAGCCGATCCGCAGAACTATTTTGCAATATCAGATGTTTTTGTTTTTCCATCCAATAAAGATGATTTCTTAAAATATTTGGAGAAACAGTAA
- a CDS encoding DUF1569 domain-containing protein, which yields MTAAKVKASIHQVVDAYKSKLSRYPEDIFQTTPPISGWSYSEVYSHIFDSSLLSIIAFAHAANGKGENKPTHFMVKLILLLGALPPAKKYKVPKRLAERVKKISKTEALDFILEFEKALDDNYPLLVHAKANSKTKHPRLGYLNAKQWLRFIEIHLKHHLKQLERIEKSFTQ from the coding sequence ATGACGGCTGCAAAAGTTAAGGCATCGATACATCAGGTAGTCGATGCCTACAAATCGAAATTATCGCGTTACCCTGAAGATATTTTCCAAACTACCCCTCCAATTTCTGGCTGGAGTTATAGCGAGGTATATTCACATATTTTTGATTCGAGCCTGCTTTCCATAATTGCCTTTGCACATGCTGCAAATGGCAAAGGCGAAAACAAACCCACTCATTTTATGGTAAAACTGATTTTATTACTGGGCGCGTTACCTCCGGCAAAAAAGTATAAGGTACCTAAACGGCTGGCAGAGCGTGTAAAAAAGATCAGTAAAACAGAGGCCCTCGATTTTATTTTGGAATTTGAAAAAGCTTTGGACGATAACTATCCATTACTTGTACATGCAAAAGCCAATAGCAAAACGAAACACCCAAGATTAGGTTATTTAAATGCTAAACAATGGCTTAGGTTTATAGAAATACATTTAAAGCATCACCTAAAACAGTTAGAAAGAATAGAAAAGAGCTTTACTCAGTAA